The Thermotoga caldifontis AZM44c09 genomic interval ACCACCTCTCAGTGCCTGGTAAACCCTCTTGGTGAGCTTTATGACCCTGACATGGTCGATTTTCGATGGGCACACGTACGCGCACACACCACACTCTATGCAGGCCATCAGGCCTTCCTCGACCGCCTGATCGTACTTCTTCTTGTTGCCGAGCAGATACAGCAGATAAGGCTGCAATCCCATCGGGCACGAAACGACGCACTTCGTGCACCTGATGCACGGCTTTTTGATCGGTTCCTTCTCGTGGGCGAGCACGGTGATGCCGGACGTGCCCTTGAGGATCGGGATGTCGAGTCTGTTCACCGCGATGCCCGTCATGGGACCGCCCATGATCAGTTTCTCGGCGTCTTCCTTCATGCCACCCGCGAAGTCCACGAGCTGCTGGATCGTTGTACCGACACGTGCGACCACGTTCATCGGATTGTTTATCGCTTCACCGGTTATCGTCAACGCACGCTCGATCAGCGGTTTCCTGTCAACGACCGCTTCCTTTATCGCGATGACGGTTTGAACGTTCTGCACGACCACTCCAACGTCCATGGGTAGTCCTCCGACCGGCACCTTTCTCTGCGTGATCGCGTAGATGAGCTGTTTTTCCGCTCCCTGGGGGTACTTGGTTTTCAGCAGGACCACTTCCACGTCGCTGTCGGCGCAGACCTTCTTCAAATGTTCGTACGCGTCCATCTTGTTCGATTCGACCCCGATGTAAGCCTTCTTGGCGTTGAGGATCTTCTTGACTATCTTCACACCGAGCACAAGATCTTCGGCCCTCTCGAGCATGAGCCTGTGATCTACCGTCAGGTATGGTTCGCACTCGGCTCCGTTCACGATGAAGGTATCTATCGTCTTTCCAGCGGGCGGATTGAGCTTGATGTGCGTTGGGAACATCGCTCCTCCCAGCCCAACTATTCCCGCCTTTTTAACGATCTCCAGGAGCTGTTCTCTGCTGAGCGTTTCCCAGTCTGAGTGCTCGAGAAGTTGCCACTGATCCTCGTCGGTCCTTTCGATCACGACGACCTCCATGGGCCTACCCTGCACGGGATGATAGAGTTTATCTATCTTTCTCACCACGCCAGTCACGGGCGAATGCAGGTACGCAGAAACGAAACCTCCAGGTTCGCCTATCACCTGTCCCGTTTTCACAACATCTCCTTCCTTAACGATGGGCTTCGCGGGAGCCCCGGCGTGGTTCGACAAAAACACATAAACAAATTGCGGTGGATCCATCCTCACGATGGCTCTGTCTTTCGCCAGTTCTTTCTTCTCAGGAGGATGGGTTCCACCCTTGAACGTTAAAAGCTTCATCATATCACCTCCAGCGAGTTCAGCATTCCTTCACTGTGCACGTTGTAAAGAGGCCCTGATGGATTCTCGTTGTAATAAGGCCTGGTACAGCCCGGACAACCACTCGTCATGAAGGCCCTGTTGAAATCGTCTGGCAGAGTCCTGAAACCTCTGATGGAATCGTTCTCGAACTCGATCAGATTTTCGAGTCCTCTGTACACCAAGAAGCGCGCCAGCTGAACCTTTCTGTACCTTTCGAGAGAGGGCCTCGGATGGTTCTCAAGAGGGGTACCTTTCAGGGGGATGAAAGCGAACAGCGCGGTTTCGACACAGATGTCTCTCAGCCAGAGCATCGTTTCGAACAGTTCCCTGTCGCTCTCACCGAGACCAACGATGAGGTGCGTGGTGATCCTTCCAGGATGATTCTTTGCCAGCTGTTGTATCACCCGTTTGAGTTCTCGAAGGCTCCCACCTCTGTACTTTCTGAACAGTTCCTCGTTCACCACATCTATCGCTATTCCGATCCTGTCGACACCGCTTTCGAACAATTTTTCACCGAATTCGACATTCGTCACGCGAACGGAAACCGACACGGCTTTTCTCGAATTTTTCAGCCGTTCGATGAGTTCGAGCAGGTCCATTTCGAAACCTTTGTAAGAAACGACCTGAACACACACCCTCTCAAAATCGCTACGACTCAGTCTTTCGAAAAAAACGTGCTGATCCTCCACTTCGGGCCAGAGAACTCTGCTGAGGAAGGGAGATCTTCCAACAGTCGAGGCGTGTGTACAGTAACCACAGTTGAACTGGCACACACCATCGAGCATCAGGTACGCCGTTTTCATGGGTCCAGAGGGACCTTTCCTCAAACCAAGTTTGTACAGCGTCCCCGCAGACGATCTCAGCTTCAACGTGGCTCACCTTCGTACTCGTATCCAAAAACACGATCAGCGATCCTCAACACAATCTTACCATCACGCAGAGTCAATTCAAAACCGTTGAGTACCTCGGGCTGTCCACAGCCTGCCAGATCTCTCACCATCACGTTCGTGACCGTCCGATGCGCCAAATCTGAGAGGTACAATTTATCCACAACGGACCTCTGATTCTTCGTCCAGGCAAAAACCACCAGTGCCACGATCGAGACAACACACATCCCCACTACGGCGTCGAGCAGAACGAAGCCTCTTCTGTGTTTCATATCAGGAAGAAATACGATGCGATCAGTAGAATTCCGATTATCAGAAGCGTTATCAGGAACGCTATGAGGAAATCTCCGCTGCCGACCTTCGTCGGCGAGGACACCTTCACCTCCGCTCTGGAAGTCTGCGAAGGTTGCTGAGAAACCATCTCGTTCAGTTTCTGTTCCCAGTTCTGCTGGACGTTCGCCATGGAAGAAACTTTTTCCTGAAATCTCGAGTAATCCGCCATGACCTTTATCGACTTCGGCACCAGGCCCTTTCCGATCAGTCCTTCTCCAAGATCGACTTTTATCAGGTAGTATTCACCTTTCTTGCCCTTGACGAGTTCTTTCCCAATGAGCGCACCAGACAGGGGAACGACGCCTTTCGTCTGCGAAAAATGTTTTGGGTACATCTGTTTCAACTTCTCAAGCTTTTCCTTGTCCTTCACGCTCAATATCAGGAAGAACACGGTATCTCCCAGATCGAACTCGGAAAGGGGCTTGCCGAGGACTGGATCCACCAGAGGAAAAACCTCAGGATAATCGGCCAGATCGGGACGCGTCATCAACTGACCGAGCCCTTCAGCCTCGAAATCTTCCCACAGTTGCATGTAGCTTTCGGCAGAAATGTCCTCGTAGCTCACCTGCTTGAAAAAGGCATCGACTTCGATCTTCGGTGCCCAGTCTTTGAACAGTTCCTGAACGATGTAACGGACGAGTTCCTCATCGTTGTCCCTCACGGCCGCGGTGAGCTCCGCACCCAACAGCTGTGGGCCTCGCATGTTGATGGTGCTCCTCAAATGGCTGAGCAGCTCCCTGGACATGTCCTCGGTCTCTGGATACTGCGAGAAGAATCTGTTCTTCTGCTGCGCGAAGGCCTTCATGAACGAACTGTAGTCGGCGTTCAGATCCAAAACGATCTGATTGAGCAGTCTCGTGGGAACGACGAACACGTCGTACTCGGGCGCGTCGTTGCTCTTACCGAAGAAATATCCAACGCCGAATTCGGCCGTTACCCTGCTCTTCAATCTGTAGGTCACGAAGTAAAAGTCCAGAACCGATCACTCCCTGTGGAGGACGAACCCGCCCGAGGGGAGTTCCTTCGAGGTGAAGTCCTGCTCCGTCACACCCACACCCACGACGCAGTTCTTTCCGATGCGCGTATTTTCAGGAATTCTTGAATACATACCTATCACGGTGATCAGGCCCGTGTAGACTTCCGGGTCCAGACTGCTGGGCGCGTCTTCTCCCACACCGATCTGCACGTTGTCAGCGATGATCACCCTCTCGGCTACGATGCTGTTCTCTATGAAGCAGTTTCTCCCGACGATCGTGCCGGTCATGACCACGCTATTTTTGATGACGCTCCCTTCTCCAACGTGAACACCCTGGAACAGCACGCTGTTCTCGACGGTTCCGTGTATCTCACACCCTTCGCTGATGATGGAGTTGGAGATCTTGGACTCCGGCGCGCAGTAAGCGGGTGGCATCTCTTCGGTCTGCGTGTAGAACCTCCAGTGTCTGTCGTAAAGGTTCAACGGGGGCAGAGGCCTTGTGAGCTCGAGGTTGCTCTCCCAGTACGATCTGATCGTTCCCACATCGCGCCAGTAACCGCTGAATCTGAATGCGAAGATGCGCCTGCCTTCTCTGATCATCCTTGGGATGACGTCCTTGCCGAAATCGTGTGAACTGTTCTCGTCCTGAGCGTCCTTCATGAGGTACTCTCTCAAGAAAGACCAGTTGAAAACGTAGATACCGAGCGACGCCAGGTTGGACCTCGGTCTGGCGGGTTTTTCCTCGAAGTCCACGATGCGAGATTCCACGTCCGTCACCATGATCCCAAACCTGCTCGCTTCGTCCAAGGGAACTTCCATGCAGGCGATGGTCCCTTCGGCGTTCTTGAGTATGTGAAAATCGAGCATGTCGTTGTAATCCATCGCGTACACGTGGTCTCCTGAAAGTATCAGCACCCTTTCTGGATTCACCTCATCCACGAACTCGATGTTCTGATAGACCGCATCGGCCGTTCCCCTGTACCATCCCGCAACCCCACCGAGGTAAGGCTGAAGAACGAACAGCCCACCCTTCTTCCTGTCCAGATCCCACGGCCTGCCGATACCGATGTGGTTGATCAGAAGGTGTGGTCTGTACTGCGTCAGCACCCCGACGTGGTATATTCCCGAATTGACGCAGTTGCTCAGTGTGAAGTCTATGAGCCTGTACTTTCCTCCGAAAGGTACCGCCGGCTTCGCGATCTTCTCCGTTAGTACACCAAGCCTTTTTCCGTGACCACCCGCAAGGATCAGCGCCAGCACGCGTCTCACACGAACCACCTCATAAGACTGCCCTCTTTTCCATAACGACCAGTTTTTCTTTTCCAACGAGCCTTCCTTGCTGTCTGATCAGCACTTCCTTGTCTAAAATCGCGTTCTTCACCACGGCACCCTCTTCGATCACCGTGTCCTGCATCACTACAGCGTTTTCCACAACAGCCCCGGCTTTGACTATCACTCCTCTGAAAAGAACGGAGTTTTCCACATGACCGTTGACGATGCAACCGTCCGAGATGATGCTGTTCTTTATGACGGCGCTGGAACCGATCTTCGGTGGTGGCAAATCTTTCAGCTTCGTGTAGACCTTGCCGTACTTGTAGAAGAGTTCCTCTCTGATTTCCTTCTTCAGTGCGTCCATGTTTATCCTGAAGTACTCGTCGATACCCTTCTTCACGTTCCTCCAGTAACCTTCGAAAACGTAACCGTGAACCTTCAGTCTGCCGAGCTGCGATACGATTATGTTGAGCAGATCGTTCTCACCCTTCGTCACGTAGTTGTAGAGCAGCTCCATCAGGAGGTACTTGTTCATGAAGTAGATGCCCAGAAAGGCCAGATTGCCCTTAGGACGTTGAGGTTTTTCTTCTATCGAGACGATCCTGTGCCCTTCCATCTGAACGATGCCGTACTGAGTCAGATCGTAAGTTTCATCCAGGTACTTCACCAGGAGTGTGATGTCCGCACCGGTCGAGAAGTGGAAGTTGAAGACCTGCGTGAAATCTATTTTGTATATGTGGTCTCCCGAGCCGATGAGCACGTAATCTTCCTCTCCACGCCTCAGTATCGTCATGTTCTGGAAGATGGCGTCGGCCGTGCCCTTGTACCAGTACGAACCTTCCGCGCTCACGTAAGGTTGAAGGATGAAGAGTCCGCCGTTCTTCCTGTCCAGGTCCCACTCCTTACCGGAGCCAAGGTGGTCCATCAAACTCCTTGGGTTGTACTGCGTCAGAACGCCAACCTTTCTGATGCCCGCGTTGACCATGTTGCTCAGCGTGAAATCGATGGCGCGGTACTTTCCGAACACCGGTAGCGCGGCGCTCGCACGCTTCGAAACGAGTGGACCTAAGGATTCGCTGTGCCCGCCCGCCAGGATCAAACCGAGGACTCTCAAAAACACCCCTCCGCGATTATTCTACCACCACGATGCTACAATCTTCTGGGAGGACGCAGCATGTGGTATCCAGGTCACATGGCTAAGGCGTCGAAACAACTGTCTAAAATCGTCAAACTCGTCGATGTGGTCATAGAGCTGCTCGATGCCCGGGCGCCTGTGGCCACCCGATCTTACAGCAGAGCGCCCTTCAAAGCGAAGAAGAACCTGATATTCCTCGGCAAATCTGACCTGGCAGACGCGAAGACGACCGAGCTGTGGAGACAGCACTTTCAGAGCCAGAAAGAGGCCGTCTTCGTGTTCGACAAAGACACGGACAGAAAGAAAGTGATAGATTTTCTCGCGAAACACGTGGATCGAGGTTCGCTCCTGGTCGTCGTCGGTGTGCCAAACGTGGGAAAATCGACTCTGATAAACAAACTCAAGGGCAAGCGTTCGGCCCAGGTGGGTGCCGTGCCCGGCATCACGAGATCTCTACAGTGGTTCTCCGTGGAGGGCCTGTTCAGAGTGCTGGACACGCCGGGTCTGCTCTTACCGGAACTCTGGAGCGTCGAGCTGGGTGCGAAACTGCTTCTGATCGGGAGCCTCACCGTCGAAATGGTGGATGAGAAGGTCTTGCAACGCGCGTTTCAGATATACTCAACCGTTGCGGGCATCGAAGATCATGATCTCAACAGCTTTCTGGAGAAGTACGCACTCGAAAAGGGCATGCTGCTGAAAGGCGGCGCACCCGATTTAGACAGGGCGAAAGTCAATTTCTTCAACAGCATCGCGCAGGCAAAATTTGGAAAGATAAGTTTCGAAACTCCGCAGGAGGTGGATCAAGATAAAGGCGATAGTCTATCTTCCGCTCAAACCTGACCGTGCGAAACAGCTGAACCTTCCCATAAAGCTGCCGGTTCTCGCCGAGGACCTGCCTTCGATCGTGGATCAGGATCGGATACCGCTGGACGTGATCGTTCGCGGACTCGAGGCGCAGTACAGCGTCTCGAAGGATCCGTACTACGAATCTTACCTGCTCTACTTCTACTACGAAAAAGTGAAAGCCGCCCTGAACGTGGACGATCTGGACACAGCGAACGACTACGTCGAGCGGGCTGGGAAGATCTCGAAGGATTACAGGTACGACTTCTTCAAAGGATTGATCTACGTCAAGAGACAGGAGTTCGAGATGGCGGAGATCTGTCTGAGATCGTGCATTTCGAGGAATCCAAACTTCGCGCTGGCACACTACGAACTCGGGAACATCCTGCGTGCCAGAAAAGAATTCGAAGACGCCATAGAAGAGTACCAGAAGGCTTACGAACTCGACCAGCAGTTCCTCCTGCCCGTCGTGAGGATAGGCGATTGTTATTTAGAGATGGGAGAAACGAGGATCGCGTGCGATTTCTACCAGGTTGCCGCGCAGAAGGACCCAAATTTCCACCTCGCGCACGCAAGGCTGGGCGTCGCGTGTAACATGCTGCAGAAATACTCCATGGCGGAGAAAGCGCTCAAGAGGGCTCTGGAGCTGAACGGTGAGGATCTGGAAAGCGCCTTCAACCTCACTCACACGCTCTCGAGGCTCGGAAAGCACTTCGAAGCATTGCAGATCTTCAAAAAGCTGATCGAGAAAAACCCCGAAGATCCTGTGCTGCTCAACGAGTACGCGCTGTGTCTCAGACGGCTCGGCTTCTACGAAGAAGCTAAAGAACAGATAGACAGAGCGTGCAAGTTGAGCGACGAGGCCTTCATCCATTACAACAGGGCACTGCTCACACTCTTCGTCGACAGAAAGAGGGCCATCGAACTGCTCGAGAACGTGCCGGAACAGTTCAAGACCAAGGCCCACGAGCTGATCGACTTTCTGAAGCTCTGGAAAGGCAGATTGAAGCCTTCGGCGTGCGTTGAAGAGATGGTTTCGAAGATCGAAAAGTGTATCGTTCGAGGAGAACTGAACCTTCAGAGGCTCGCGTTCGTTTTTCCAGACAGCGAGAGATCGAGAATGATAAAGCAGGGCCTTTTGACCATGCAGGACGAGCAGATCGACGATGCAAACTGGATGAAATTCCTGCTCGCCGTTGCTCTGGCGAGCAGTGAAGATCCCGTTCAGATGGAGAAGAACGTCACTATGGCGGTGGTCGCATTCTGTCCGAGTGGCATCATGCTCGCCGTCGCGATAGCTCTGATAAGGCTTTTGATGCACGTGAGAGTTCATGCGGGATTCGATCTGGAATCTTACATCGACGATGTGGTGCACGATCTTCAGGAGTACCACTGGGAGTTCGCGAGGAAGGTCTCCCAGATCGAAGATGAAACCTTCTCTCTCGAAGAGATAGAGAACGGAGACTTCACGACGGCGAGTGAACTGTTCCTCACGCTGCTTAAGGTTCTCTCGACGGATCCAACCCTCGATGAGGTGATTGCAATGAAGGATGAAAATCTGAAATGTCTTTCTACCAGCGTTCTGGAGGTGATAAGGTGTACGACAGACAGCAGCTTCTGAGTGAGCTGGTTCAGACTGCGAACAGCAAGATCGTTCTGCTGGTCATGGACGGTGTGGGAGACATCCCGGCAGAGAACGGTAAGACGCCGTTGCAGGCCGCGAGAAAACCGAACCTGGACAGGCTCGCGAAGGAATCGGACCTCGGTCAGACGATCCCCGTGATGCACGGCATCACCCCGGGGAGTGGTCCGGGACACCTCGCGCTGTTCGGTTACGATCCTGTGAAATACCAGATCGGTCGCGGCATACTCGAAGCGCTCGGTTCGGACGTGCCGGTGGATGAGAAGGACGTCGTAGCGAGGGCGAACTTCGCCACGATCAGGGAAAACGTCGTCGTCGATCGCAGGGCGGGCAGGCCCTCGACGGAAGAAAGCTCCAAAGTCGTTGAAAAGCTTGCCAAAGCGATCCAGTCCATCGAAGATGTGAAGATCTCGTTCTATCCTGGAAAAGAGCACAGGTTCGTGGTGAAGCTCACGGGCGAAGGACTGGACGACAGACTGAGCGATGCGGATCCACAGAAAGAGGGAAAACCCTTCGTCTACACGCAGGCTTTGGTGAAGGAAGCGGAGAAAACTGCGCGCATAGTGAACAAATTGCTCGACGAGATAAGAAAGGTACTCTCGGACGAGCCGAAGATGAACTGCGCCCTCATGAGGGGATTTTCGAAGTATCCAAAGCTTCCGCAATTTCCAGAAATCTACAAGCTGAAGGCTGCCGCGATCGCCACGTACCCCATGTACAGAGGCATAGCGAAGCTCATCGGGATGCAGATCGTTCAGACGGGCAACACCGTGAAGGAAGAGTTCGAGACTCTGAAACAGGTGTGGAACGACTACGATTTCTTCTACGTGCACGTTAAGAAGACAGACTCCTACGGAGAGGACGGTAACTACGAAGGCAAGGTGCACGTCATCGAAGAGGTCGATGAGGCCTTACCGACACTGCTGGAGCTGAAGCCGGACGTGCTCGTCGTCACGGGCGATCATTCCACTCCGGTGGCCCTGAAGGCGCACAGCTGGCATCCCGTACCACTGATGATCCACTCGAGGTACACGAGGAAAGGGCTGAGCAACGCGTTCGATGAATTCGAGTGCGCCAGGGGGAGTCTGGGAACGATCTACGCCGTCGACGTGATGGGACTGGTACTCGCTCACGCGCTCAGGCTTGAAAAATTCGGCGCATGAAATTCTTCTGGCTCACAGCGTTCGTCGGTTTGTCGACTGGGGTGATCCTCTCCCCAGTCTTTCCTTTAACCCTTCTGGCATCCTTGCTGTTGTTCTTCAAGAAGAGGTACCTGATCGCCTTCGTCGTCTTCTTCTGTCTTGGAAATTTTCTCGCATCGGTACAGAGAATCAGTGGATCTTGCGAGATCGTGGGCTACGCCACGGTGGAAAGGTCGAACCACGTGATCGCCACGAACGTCAAGGTCTTCTCGAACGGTGGATGGGAAAGAATTCTGCACAGTGTGAAAATCTACAGCGAAGACATTCAAGCAGGTGAGAAGTTCTACGCTTTTGGAAATCTCAGTTTTCAGTTCGCCTATCCCGCGTTGACGATGAAGGCAGACTTCGCTTCATCGACGAGGTACGGAAACGAAGGTTTCGAGAAGCTCCATTCGAAGCTGATCGATTTCAAAAGGAGGATCGTCGATTTCTTCCGCAAGAACGTTCCAGACTACGCCGAACAACTCTCCACGCTCGTCTTCTCGGATCCTTCCTTCGATGCGTCCCAGGCCGAGAGAGTGAGGAAGAGTGGCCTGGCACACCTGTTCGCAGTTTCCGGACTGCACGTTGGGATCGTTTACACATTGTTCGACTTACTCGTATCGCTCTTCACCCACAACCTCTTCGTGCGGAGACCTCTGTCCACCCTGCTGACCTTCACGTTCGCACTCATGACGGGACCTTCTCCATCGGCGCTCAGGGCCGCGACGATGCTCGCGGTGTGGAACCTCTTCAGGTCGATCGATTATCCCATAGAACCGCTGAACCTGCTCGGCCTGGTTGCGACGATGAACCTTCTGTTCGAGCCTTTCGTGGTTCTGTCTCCATCTTTTCTGATGAGTTATTCGGCCGCCGCAACCCTCGTCGCGATCCAGGAAAGGTTGAGAAATCTGCACGGTGCGATCAAGAATCTTCTGATCTCTCTGTTCGCCTTTGCGGGCGTGGCACCGTTCTTGCTACTCTTTTCCACATTGAACCTTTTCGCTCCGCTGCTCAGCGTTCCAGCCATTTTGATCGCCACGCTGATTCTTTGGACGTGCGTTCTCGTCATGTTCCTGCTCACGATGAATCTACAGAGCGCCGCAACCATCCTGATCCGCGGCGCCACACCCCTGTTCTGGTCTCTGCAGGGATTGATCGATCTGTCCTCGAAGTTTTTGAACCTGTCGGGTAACTTCGTGGTTTATTTGATCTCCTCCGCGTTGCTCTTGTTTTTACTCTGGCACTTCGGACAGAGTCCGAAGAACTTCACGTCGTAATCCATCACGGTGTAACCTGTTTGTTTTTCAACGTTCCTCACCAGCTGCTTGACGAGCTGCTCGTCTATCTCCAGCACTTCACCACAGCTCTTGCATATCACGTGCTGGTGCACCGTCTCCGCATCCGGCGCGGCCAGTTCGTAGCGGTACACGCCTTCACCGAATTCGAGTCTCCTCAAGAAGCCGAGCTTGCTCAAAAGCTCCACGGTTCTGTAAACGGTCGCTTTGCTTATTCTGTACCTCTTCTCCAAAAGTTTCCTGTACACATCCTCCGCGCCGAGATGCCTTTCACCCGATTCGGCAAAGACCTTCAGCACGATCTCCCTCTGGGCGGTCATTCTATACTTCCTCGATCTCAGTTCTTTTCTCAGCGATTCGTAGAGCATGTTTTACCTCCCTTCACACGTTCATGACGGGCTTTATGTCTATCTTCCACCCGGTCACCTTCGCCGCCAGCCTGGCGTTCTGTCCACCCTTACCGATCGCTAAGGACAGCTGCGTCGGTGGTACCAGGACTCTGGCCGCTTTCCTTTCCGAATCGAGGATCTCAACACTCACAACCGAAGCGGGTGCGAGCGCGTTCGCGATGAGCTGTTTTGGATCGTCACTCCATTTGAACACGTCGACCTTCTCGCCTTTGAGTTCTTTCAAAACTGCGGCGATCCTGCTGCCACCCTCTCCGATGCACGCACCGACGGGATCCACCTGCGGGTTGGTCGAAATCACACCCACCTTGGTGCGGACACCGGGCTCCCTCGCGATGGCCTTCACCTGAACGATTCCGCTCTCGACTTCGGGAACCTCGAGCTTGAGAAGGCCTATGACGAACTCTGGAACGATCCGGCTCACCAAGATCTTCGGACCCTTCTTGTCCTTCACCACGTCCACGATGTAGACCTTGATCAGATCGCCCGGCCTGATCGTCTCACCGGGGATCCAGTCCCTCTTCAAAAGTCTCGTTTCGATCTTTCCCACCCTGATGTCCGCCCAGTCCGGCGTGACGCGCATCACCTCGCAGGTGGTCACGTCGCCGGCGAGCGCGGAGTAATGCTCGTACTGCCTTTCTTTCTCGAGTTCTCTTATCCTCTGTATCAACACCTGCTTGGCGGTCTGCGCGGCGATCCTGCCGAACTCCTTGACGTTTATCCTCTTGTAGACTTTCTTCCCAATGTCTGCCAGAGGATCGAGCTTTCGCGCCTCTTCGAGGCTCATCTGGGTCAGCTCGTCGGTCACGTTCTCCACCACGTCGAAAACCTGGTAGAGCTGTATGTCTCCCGTCATCCTGTCTATCTTGACCTCGACGTTCTTGCTCGTACCGAAGTTCTTCCTGTAAGCGCTCACGAGCGCTTTTTCCAGAATTTCTATCACTTCATCTTTCGAGATGCCC includes:
- the rsxC gene encoding electron transport complex subunit RsxC; amino-acid sequence: MKLLTFKGGTHPPEKKELAKDRAIVRMDPPQFVYVFLSNHAGAPAKPIVKEGDVVKTGQVIGEPGGFVSAYLHSPVTGVVRKIDKLYHPVQGRPMEVVVIERTDEDQWQLLEHSDWETLSREQLLEIVKKAGIVGLGGAMFPTHIKLNPPAGKTIDTFIVNGAECEPYLTVDHRLMLERAEDLVLGVKIVKKILNAKKAYIGVESNKMDAYEHLKKVCADSDVEVVLLKTKYPQGAEKQLIYAITQRKVPVGGLPMDVGVVVQNVQTVIAIKEAVVDRKPLIERALTITGEAINNPMNVVARVGTTIQQLVDFAGGMKEDAEKLIMGGPMTGIAVNRLDIPILKGTSGITVLAHEKEPIKKPCIRCTKCVVSCPMGLQPYLLYLLGNKKKYDQAVEEGLMACIECGVCAYVCPSKIDHVRVIKLTKRVYQALRGGKK
- a CDS encoding radical SAM protein; protein product: MKLRSSAGTLYKLGLRKGPSGPMKTAYLMLDGVCQFNCGYCTHASTVGRSPFLSRVLWPEVEDQHVFFERLSRSDFERVCVQVVSYKGFEMDLLELIERLKNSRKAVSVSVRVTNVEFGEKLFESGVDRIGIAIDVVNEELFRKYRGGSLRELKRVIQQLAKNHPGRITTHLIVGLGESDRELFETMLWLRDICVETALFAFIPLKGTPLENHPRPSLERYRKVQLARFLVYRGLENLIEFENDSIRGFRTLPDDFNRAFMTSGCPGCTRPYYNENPSGPLYNVHSEGMLNSLEVI
- a CDS encoding DUF4899 domain-containing protein, whose product is MDFYFVTYRLKSRVTAEFGVGYFFGKSNDAPEYDVFVVPTRLLNQIVLDLNADYSSFMKAFAQQKNRFFSQYPETEDMSRELLSHLRSTINMRGPQLLGAELTAAVRDNDEELVRYIVQELFKDWAPKIEVDAFFKQVSYEDISAESYMQLWEDFEAEGLGQLMTRPDLADYPEVFPLVDPVLGKPLSEFDLGDTVFFLILSVKDKEKLEKLKQMYPKHFSQTKGVVPLSGALIGKELVKGKKGEYYLIKVDLGEGLIGKGLVPKSIKVMADYSRFQEKVSSMANVQQNWEQKLNEMVSQQPSQTSRAEVKVSSPTKVGSGDFLIAFLITLLIIGILLIASYFFLI
- a CDS encoding glucose-1-phosphate adenylyltransferase, coding for MRRVLALILAGGHGKRLGVLTEKIAKPAVPFGGKYRLIDFTLSNCVNSGIYHVGVLTQYRPHLLINHIGIGRPWDLDRKKGGLFVLQPYLGGVAGWYRGTADAVYQNIEFVDEVNPERVLILSGDHVYAMDYNDMLDFHILKNAEGTIACMEVPLDEASRFGIMVTDVESRIVDFEEKPARPRSNLASLGIYVFNWSFLREYLMKDAQDENSSHDFGKDVIPRMIREGRRIFAFRFSGYWRDVGTIRSYWESNLELTRPLPPLNLYDRHWRFYTQTEEMPPAYCAPESKISNSIISEGCEIHGTVENSVLFQGVHVGEGSVIKNSVVMTGTIVGRNCFIENSIVAERVIIADNVQIGVGEDAPSSLDPEVYTGLITVIGMYSRIPENTRIGKNCVVGVGVTEQDFTSKELPSGGFVLHRE
- the glgD gene encoding glucose-1-phosphate adenylyltransferase subunit GlgD — encoded protein: MRVLGLILAGGHSESLGPLVSKRASAALPVFGKYRAIDFTLSNMVNAGIRKVGVLTQYNPRSLMDHLGSGKEWDLDRKNGGLFILQPYVSAEGSYWYKGTADAIFQNMTILRRGEEDYVLIGSGDHIYKIDFTQVFNFHFSTGADITLLVKYLDETYDLTQYGIVQMEGHRIVSIEEKPQRPKGNLAFLGIYFMNKYLLMELLYNYVTKGENDLLNIIVSQLGRLKVHGYVFEGYWRNVKKGIDEYFRINMDALKKEIREELFYKYGKVYTKLKDLPPPKIGSSAVIKNSIISDGCIVNGHVENSVLFRGVIVKAGAVVENAVVMQDTVIEEGAVVKNAILDKEVLIRQQGRLVGKEKLVVMEKRAVL
- a CDS encoding GTPase — its product is MWYPGHMAKASKQLSKIVKLVDVVIELLDARAPVATRSYSRAPFKAKKNLIFLGKSDLADAKTTELWRQHFQSQKEAVFVFDKDTDRKKVIDFLAKHVDRGSLLVVVGVPNVGKSTLINKLKGKRSAQVGAVPGITRSLQWFSVEGLFRVLDTPGLLLPELWSVELGAKLLLIGSLTVEMVDEKVLQRAFQIYSTVAGIEDHDLNSFLEKYALEKGMLLKGGAPDLDRAKVNFFNSIAQAKFGKISFETPQEVDQDKGDSLSSAQT
- a CDS encoding tetratricopeptide repeat protein, which gives rise to MDQDRIPLDVIVRGLEAQYSVSKDPYYESYLLYFYYEKVKAALNVDDLDTANDYVERAGKISKDYRYDFFKGLIYVKRQEFEMAEICLRSCISRNPNFALAHYELGNILRARKEFEDAIEEYQKAYELDQQFLLPVVRIGDCYLEMGETRIACDFYQVAAQKDPNFHLAHARLGVACNMLQKYSMAEKALKRALELNGEDLESAFNLTHTLSRLGKHFEALQIFKKLIEKNPEDPVLLNEYALCLRRLGFYEEAKEQIDRACKLSDEAFIHYNRALLTLFVDRKRAIELLENVPEQFKTKAHELIDFLKLWKGRLKPSACVEEMVSKIEKCIVRGELNLQRLAFVFPDSERSRMIKQGLLTMQDEQIDDANWMKFLLAVALASSEDPVQMEKNVTMAVVAFCPSGIMLAVAIALIRLLMHVRVHAGFDLESYIDDVVHDLQEYHWEFARKVSQIEDETFSLEEIENGDFTTASELFLTLLKVLSTDPTLDEVIAMKDENLKCLSTSVLEVIRCTTDSSF
- a CDS encoding 2,3-bisphosphoglycerate-independent phosphoglycerate mutase, which encodes MYDRQQLLSELVQTANSKIVLLVMDGVGDIPAENGKTPLQAARKPNLDRLAKESDLGQTIPVMHGITPGSGPGHLALFGYDPVKYQIGRGILEALGSDVPVDEKDVVARANFATIRENVVVDRRAGRPSTEESSKVVEKLAKAIQSIEDVKISFYPGKEHRFVVKLTGEGLDDRLSDADPQKEGKPFVYTQALVKEAEKTARIVNKLLDEIRKVLSDEPKMNCALMRGFSKYPKLPQFPEIYKLKAAAIATYPMYRGIAKLIGMQIVQTGNTVKEEFETLKQVWNDYDFFYVHVKKTDSYGEDGNYEGKVHVIEEVDEALPTLLELKPDVLVVTGDHSTPVALKAHSWHPVPLMIHSRYTRKGLSNAFDEFECARGSLGTIYAVDVMGLVLAHALRLEKFGA